A stretch of DNA from Pseudopipra pipra isolate bDixPip1 chromosome 1, bDixPip1.hap1, whole genome shotgun sequence:
CACCGCCCCCACCTGCCTCacacccctctctgctctcaccttctctcaccttctcttgcctgccctcccagggccccTCCACACCACACCCATGGCCTGCTACGACCTCTGCCGCCCCTGCGGACCCACcccgctggccaacagctgcaacgagccctgtgtcaggcagtgccaggactccaCCGTCCTCATCCAGCCCTCCCCCGTCCGCGTCACCTTCATAGGGCCCATCAtgacctccttcccccagagtACCTTCGTTGGATCCAccgcaggggctgccctgggcacggaGCTCAACgtccagggacagcccatctCCGGCGGCTTTGGGGCCGGAGGCTACGGCCTGGGTTATGGCCGTGGCTTTGGCTACGGCCTGGGaggcctgggctgctctggcctggcaggcctgggctgctctggcacctgcTGAGGGTTCTTGCCACCACAGCTGACACCCCTGAACCTGCCCTTCTCACTCTTGCACCAATATCTCCTGCAAGCAAAGCACCTCGGCTGATGGTCGCCCTACTTGCACCTCACACCTTGCCCATCCTACTCCCTGCTCCTGTCTCTTCACTCCTTTGACTCAATAAAATTCTCCTGCATCAAAGTCTCTCAGgtctcctctttttttattccaataGTTTTACATTCTCACTCAGCACAAGGCCAGGGCTCTACAGCCAGTGAGAATCTGGAGAAAGGCCACAACACCTTTCTTATCAAATCTGTCACCAGCACTAACACAGACGGGCAATGGAACAGGGGTGGAGGGGCCCTGCCACAACATGGCACAAACCCATCACCTGCCACACCAAAGGCTTCCACACAACAAGGCTCTCCTGCACACGCCTCTGCCAAAGTCTCTCTGCGCCAGCACACACTGCACAAactctcttccccaccacgACTCTTCAAcctgcccagcacagacacAACATCAGCCACTTGGCCAGGATGCAGTGCAAGTGCTTCAACCCTCCTGCTCAAACCAACCCCGTAAGAGCAGCTTGGCCAGGACCATGGCCAGTTCAGCGTTACAGCTCCAGGCACACAGACTCCACCTCCTCTGCCACTCTCTGACCTCCCTCACACACAACAAGCCTTGTCTTCTTTGGCCATGCAATTCCATCTCTTTCCCTTGTGTCCAGggccccttgtcctgcccaTGTGTTCTGCTGACA
This window harbors:
- the LOC135405825 gene encoding feather keratin B-4-like, with translation MACYDLCRPCGPTPLANSCNEPCVRQCQDSTVLIQPSPVRVTFIGPIMTSFPQSTFVGSTAGAALGTELNVQGQPISGGFGAGGYGLGYGRGFGYGLGGLGCSGLAGLGCSGTC